From the genome of Halobacteriovorax marinus SJ:
GAGCTTGTCATAAAGACGTGAGCGTTTTGAACTTCCCCTGTTAGAGGGTCTGAACTCGTGGCCGCATAGGCAAAACCGGCAGTATCCCAATCTAGCCATTGAACAATATTATATCCAGGTTCAAAAATAGAAGCATCCTTTGGAAGTGCTGCTACCTTCAATACCTCTCGGCCAAAGGCCTTGTTCCAGTAAAGAACACCTTCTTCTACAGCAGCTCTCCACTTAGCTGGAGTATTATCTGTAATGTAGTAGGTTACTGGTTTTGAAATATCGAATTTCTTAATATAAGTCGCTGTGTACTCGTTAATATTTCCATCGGCATCCACTGGGTAGATAGGGTGGTTTTCAAAGTAACCAACATTGTAGAAGCCTGGGCTAGGAGTTGGAGTAAAATTTTCATTCTTTGTATATGTAGAGAAGTCGTACTTAATATGCACTGGTGAAATTTCGGCCGGCTCTTTTCCACTGGCCGGAGTTTCAACTCTTAAAAATTGCTCAATGAAGATATGCTTATTAACAAGCTCTACCTTATTTAGAAAACTCTCGTGAACAATATATGAACTCTCTTTTGAAGGGTCACTGCCTTCTCTCGCAATATAGTACGATCCCTTTAAGAAGAGAGTTTTCATTCCTTCTTCAAAGTTAAATGTGATGCTCGTATTTGTTTCATTGAGGATTGGAAACTTTGCTAAGAGAATTTGCGTCTTAACAGAGTCAGTAACAACCTTTCCACTTGTAGATTCAAACATTCCAATAAAAGGTCCACTCTTTTTAAAGAAGATAACCTTGGAGGCCATTGGATTTCCTGTTGGAGCAGGAGGTGTATCGATGAGTGAAGTCTTAAGTAAGAAGAAGTGCCCAAGGGCCTCTTTCTTAAGCGTTAAATTATAATTATCTTCAGTTGATAAATTCTTCTTAGCACTTTTTGTGCCTGCTAGAAGAGGTGAGTTTGCACTATGAGTGAGTTGCGCCCCTGAGGTTGCACTCGCAATCAGCGCTAGTGTCGTAACGATTATCTTAATCATAAAATTCCTTCTTTGATTTATTGACCCTGTGATGGAGCGAAATGTATACTTTTGCTTGAAACATAGTCAATGAATTAGGTAGGGTCTTAACCTATTTACACAAGGGGTCAAAAATGAATTGTGAGTTGGAAGTTGCTGATATTCTATTAAAAAGTGGATGCTTACAACTTAGACCATCTGATCCTTTTCACTATGCATCTGGACTTCGAGGGCCAATTTACTGTGATAATAGACAGTTACTAAGTCTCCCGGCCCACAGAAAGAAAATTGTGAAATATTTTATCGAAAAGCTGAACGAGAGTGGCTGGGGCTTTGATCAATTGGCCGGACTCGCAACTGCGGGGATTCCTCACTGCTCTTTCATTGCTCACGAAATCGACTCCCCAATGATCTATATTCGCTCTAAAGCCAAGGGTCACGGGAAACAGAATCAAGTAGAAGGTAAGTACTCAAGTGGACAGTCTATTGTTTTAATTGAGGACCTAATTAATCAAGGCAAGAGCTTACAAGATGCCCTTGAAGGGGCGATAGCTAGCGGGCTTAAGCCTGTTGGGGTCTTAAGTATTGTGAGCTACGAGATGGAGCAGGCCAAGAAGGTTATAGAGAAGTTCAACATTGAGTCGATTAGTCTAACAAATTTTTCTACAATTACATCTTTGGCCCTTGAGCAAAAACTGATTTCTGCCGAAGAGCATGTAATGTTAAATTCTTGGCAATCTGATCCAGTGGCCTGGTCTAGCTCTCTAAGCTAGACAAATGCTCTTTGGACGCTTTGCGCTCGACATTATACCTACTTACGTGATAGTAAGATGCAGTTAGAGCACTAGATTTCCTTGATTTTCATTCAAAATTCTTTGTATCTAATTTTTTAATTTATTTTTTTAAAGGAGTATATATGGCAGGTAATGCAAAACTTGATTTAGGGGATAAGACTATCGAACTTCCTGTAATAGAAGGGAGTGAGGGCGAAAAGGCGATTGATATTTCTAGACTTAGGGCCGAGACTGGCTTCATTACTTTAGATAATGGTTTTGTAAATACTGGTTCATGTACTTCTGCAGTAACTTTCTTAAATGGTGAGAAGGGGATTCTAAGATATAGAGGATATCCAATCGAGCAATTAGCAGAAAAATCAAATTTCCTAGAAGTCTCTTGGCTACTTTACTACGGTGAGCTTCCAACTAAAGCGCAACTAGAGAACTTTGAAAAGAAAGTTGCTAGTTTCAATAAACTTCCTGAAGGGCTAGAGACAATTATCTCTACATTCCCAAAGACTGCTCATCCAATGGGTGTTCTATCAAGTGCAACGGCAGCTCTATCTGCTTACTACCAAGATCACTTAGGTCCAAACCCTACGGATAATGATAAGGAAGAGCTATTTGCCCAACTACTTGGTCAAGTTAAGTTAATTGTTGCGAGATCATATAGAAACTCTCAAGGACTAGATCCAATTGAATCAGATTCAAGTCTTTCTTATAGTAAAGATTTTTTAAATATGATGTTTGGAGAAGCAGATGATGAAGTTGCGAAAGCACTAGATGTTCTTCTTATTCTTCACGCTGATCACGAACAAAATTGTTCTGCTTCAACAGTGAGAGTAGTTGGTTCTTCTCACGCGAATATCTTTGCAACAATCTCTGGTGGAATTGATGCTCTTTGGGGTCAATTGCACGGTGGTGCTAATCAAGCAGTACTTGAGATGCTAGAAGAAATTAAAAATGCTGGTGGAGATGCTGAGAAAGCTCTTGAAAAAGCGAAAGATAAAGAAGATCCATTCAAGCTAATGGGATTTGGACATAGAGTTTATAAGAACTTTGATCCAAGAGCTAAGATCATCAAAGTTCAATGTGATAAAGTTTTAGAGAAGTTAAATGTTAATGACCCTCTTTTAACAATTGCAAAAGGACTTGAGAAGCAAGCACTAGAAGATGAGTACTTCGTAAAGAGAAAGCTCTATCCAAATGTAGACTTCTACTCAGGAATCATCTACAAGGCACTAGGTATCCCAACGAATATGTTCACAGCAATGTTCGTACTGGGAAGACTTCCTGGTTGGATGTCTCAGTGGAAAGAGCTGAGAGAGGATCCTGCGGCGAAGATTTGTCGTCCAAGACAGATTTATACAGGTGCAACTGAGCGTAATTACAAAGATTTAGGGGAGAGATAATCCTTTAGTAAATCTTAAGTTAAAGTATTTTATATAGGGCCGATAAGTTTAGTGAAAGTGGGAGAAATTCTATTTTCTGGGCTGGATTTAGACTTATTGGGCTTAGTCTGAAAATAGCTATCTTAATGCTGAGGTCGACATTGTCGGCCTCTTCTTTTTTTTAGAGAGAATTCCTGTAGTATAGATCTTATGAAATTTACATTTAAAGAACTTCGAAGTTCACTTCTGGTTCCGTCTATCTCTGATCACAGTGTTGTTCAAAATCTAACGGCGGTTTCAAAAGGCTTTACTTCACAGCGATCAAAAATAAAAGAGTATGTTATGGACCGAGAAATGGTTTCTGCCTACACGCTCTTTTACTTACCTTCGAATATACCAAAATTAGAATTTGTTTTTGATATGCTAAGCGATGACGTTAAAGAGAGTATCAAGTCGTCGACAATTGTTGATCTTGGGACAGGTCCTGGGACATTTGCTTTTGCTCTTGATGAGTACTTTGACGGAGACGTGGAAGTTGTAGGAGTAGATACAAGTGAGCTCATGGTAGAGCAGGCCCAAAAGATTAACGAATGTCTTTATAAGAACCAGAAGATCTCCTTTAGATCAACTATGCCTAAGAGCTTTAAAGGTGAAACTCTGCTTCTTGGTCACTCATTGAATGAGATGGGTATTGAGAAGTTAATGGATTTAGTTAAGCTTCATGCACCAGAGAATTTAATTATCATTGAGCCAGGAACAAGTGCTATGTTCACTGAGGTGCTAAAGCTTAGAGAGCAAATGCGCGAGTTAGGATTTCAATGTGCATTTCCTTGTGCAAATATTGAGTCTAAGTGCCCTGTGCAAAAGAAGATTGAAGAAGGACAGGAAGATTGGTGCCATCAAGTTCTTCGGATGACTCATGAAGTAGATTTTGAAAGACTTTCACAGATTGCTAAGCTTGATCGCAAGACCATGCCTCTCATTGCTCATGTTTATACGAAGACAAACTTGAAAGGGCCTAAACGTGCTCGTATGGTTCGTTTTTTAAGAGAGTCTAAGTTCTCCTTTGATTGGGAAGTTTGCTTTGAGAGTGAAGGGGAGCTTAAGATGGCCACCTTCGAAGTTTTGAAGAAAACTCTGAGTAAGAAAGAAGTAAAATCTTTACAGAAGATTTCTGTCGGAATTGATTTTGATTATGAGATAATGAAAGAAATTAACTCTGGTCACTTTAAAGTGAAATTACTCTAGTGGGGAAAAAGTGTTACCTAGCTCTAATGACATACAATACTTTTTAGAAGTTGCAAAAACATTGAACTTAAGTCGATCGGCCGAAAGACTTGGAGTGACTCAACCAACGCTTACTCTTGCAATAAAGCGCTTAGAGAGCTCTCTTGGGGTTTCTCTCTTAGTTCGTTCAAAAACAGGAGTGACTCTTACAAGACATGGGGAGAGCTTTCAAAGAGAATCAAAGAAGTTCCTTGAAGAGTGGTTTGAATTAAAGTCAAAAATTATTAAAGAGAAAGATGATATTAGGGGAATCTATTCAATTGGAGTTCACCCTTCCGTAGCTCTTTACACAGTTGGAGATTTCCTTCCTGATCTTTATCGTAAGCACCCTCATTTAGAAGTAAGTCTATTTCACGACTCGAGTCGCATTGTCACAGAGCAGGTGATTTCTCATCAATTAGATATGGGAATCGTTGTAAACCCTGTCAATCACCCGGATCTTGTTATCATAAAATTAATCAGTGATGAGGTGACTTTGTGGGAGAGTTTAAATAATAAAAATAATGATGTTCTCTTATGTGATCCAGACTTAACTCAAACATCTAGTCTTATGCAGAAAATTAAGAAGCAGAGAAATGATTTTAAAAGAATTATTCACTCTGATAATTTAGAAGTTTTAAGAGATCTGGTTGAAAGTGGTGCCGGAGTTGGAATTCTTCCTGGTAAAGTAGTAGGAACATCCAATAAGAAATTAGTTAGTCTAGAAAATGCACCTGTGTTTAAAGATAATATCTGTCTTATATATAGAGCTGATAGAGTAAAGACTAGAGCAAGTGAATTACTTATCTCGACGATAAAGAAATTAAAGCAATAAAAAAAGGGCCAAGTAATTGGCCCTCTCATATTTAAGAAAATTAATTTTAAAATTACTTCTTAAGTTTTGAAGCGTATGCTCCACCGAATTTCTTTCTGAATTTTTCGATACGTCCTTCAGAGTCAACGATTTTCTGAGTTCCAGTATAGAATGGGTGAGATTCAGAAGAGATATCTAGTTTTACTAGTGGATACTCTTGACCTTCAAAAGTTTCTGTTAAATCAGTCTGGATAGTAGACTTGATTACAAATTTCTTGTCGCATGATACGTCAAAAAATAAAACGTCTCTGTACTCTGGGTGAATACCTGTTTTCATAATTATTCCTTTGTTTTCCTTGCCTGCTACAAGGTACTTATTTAATTATTTGAGGGTGTAATTTCGCTAATTTTGCCTTTCTTGTCAAGAGAGAGCGTCAAAATCACTATGTTTTTAGTGGGCGCTACAAGATGAGCAACCATCACTCTCTGGAGGATTCTCAGCATCGAAGATGCTCCAATGTCCATACCTTTTATTTATATCAGAGAGGGCATCTTCGAGCACACTGTGGGAGCTTTGAAAGATTTCCTGGTTCTCATTATCGGTAACAGTTACAAAGTATTGAATTTCTTGAGTTTTAGGAGAAGCTCCCATGGAAATGAAGGCCTTGTACTGCTGAGTCTTATAGTGTACAAATGTC
Proteins encoded in this window:
- a CDS encoding small ribosomal subunit Rsm22 family protein, whose amino-acid sequence is MKFTFKELRSSLLVPSISDHSVVQNLTAVSKGFTSQRSKIKEYVMDREMVSAYTLFYLPSNIPKLEFVFDMLSDDVKESIKSSTIVDLGTGPGTFAFALDEYFDGDVEVVGVDTSELMVEQAQKINECLYKNQKISFRSTMPKSFKGETLLLGHSLNEMGIEKLMDLVKLHAPENLIIIEPGTSAMFTEVLKLREQMRELGFQCAFPCANIESKCPVQKKIEEGQEDWCHQVLRMTHEVDFERLSQIAKLDRKTMPLIAHVYTKTNLKGPKRARMVRFLRESKFSFDWEVCFESEGELKMATFEVLKKTLSKKEVKSLQKISVGIDFDYEIMKEINSGHFKVKLL
- a CDS encoding LysR family transcriptional regulator, with product MLPSSNDIQYFLEVAKTLNLSRSAERLGVTQPTLTLAIKRLESSLGVSLLVRSKTGVTLTRHGESFQRESKKFLEEWFELKSKIIKEKDDIRGIYSIGVHPSVALYTVGDFLPDLYRKHPHLEVSLFHDSSRIVTEQVISHQLDMGIVVNPVNHPDLVIIKLISDEVTLWESLNNKNNDVLLCDPDLTQTSSLMQKIKKQRNDFKRIIHSDNLEVLRDLVESGAGVGILPGKVVGTSNKKLVSLENAPVFKDNICLIYRADRVKTRASELLISTIKKLKQ
- a CDS encoding orotate phosphoribosyltransferase, which encodes MNCELEVADILLKSGCLQLRPSDPFHYASGLRGPIYCDNRQLLSLPAHRKKIVKYFIEKLNESGWGFDQLAGLATAGIPHCSFIAHEIDSPMIYIRSKAKGHGKQNQVEGKYSSGQSIVLIEDLINQGKSLQDALEGAIASGLKPVGVLSIVSYEMEQAKKVIEKFNIESISLTNFSTITSLALEQKLISAEEHVMLNSWQSDPVAWSSSLS
- a CDS encoding citrate synthase gives rise to the protein MAGNAKLDLGDKTIELPVIEGSEGEKAIDISRLRAETGFITLDNGFVNTGSCTSAVTFLNGEKGILRYRGYPIEQLAEKSNFLEVSWLLYYGELPTKAQLENFEKKVASFNKLPEGLETIISTFPKTAHPMGVLSSATAALSAYYQDHLGPNPTDNDKEELFAQLLGQVKLIVARSYRNSQGLDPIESDSSLSYSKDFLNMMFGEADDEVAKALDVLLILHADHEQNCSASTVRVVGSSHANIFATISGGIDALWGQLHGGANQAVLEMLEEIKNAGGDAEKALEKAKDKEDPFKLMGFGHRVYKNFDPRAKIIKVQCDKVLEKLNVNDPLLTIAKGLEKQALEDEYFVKRKLYPNVDFYSGIIYKALGIPTNMFTAMFVLGRLPGWMSQWKELREDPAAKICRPRQIYTGATERNYKDLGER
- a CDS encoding type B 50S ribosomal protein L31, which encodes MKTGIHPEYRDVLFFDVSCDKKFVIKSTIQTDLTETFEGQEYPLVKLDISSESHPFYTGTQKIVDSEGRIEKFRKKFGGAYASKLKK